Proteins encoded by one window of Salirhabdus salicampi:
- a CDS encoding Na+/H+ antiporter subunit E, translated as MPLQIVYNMIIAIMWMFLTETYTFQALVTGYLIGILLLFLLQRFIPDTFYFRRVIKVFQLILLFIKELTLSNFSIVKLVYKPKLNIEPGIFALPTELKSNWEITLLANLITLTPGTLSVAVSDDQSVIYIHAIDIPDVEKEISSIKETFERAIMEVTR; from the coding sequence ATGCCATTGCAAATTGTTTACAATATGATCATTGCCATTATGTGGATGTTTCTGACCGAAACATATACATTTCAAGCTCTTGTGACCGGATACTTAATCGGAATCTTACTTCTATTCCTGTTACAACGTTTCATACCTGATACGTTTTATTTTCGGAGAGTCATAAAAGTCTTTCAATTAATTTTGTTGTTTATTAAAGAGTTAACGTTGTCCAATTTCAGTATTGTTAAGCTTGTGTATAAACCTAAGTTAAACATTGAACCCGGTATTTTCGCTTTACCGACCGAATTAAAAAGTAACTGGGAAATTACATTATTGGCAAATCTTATTACCTTGACACCAGGTACTTTATCTGTCGCTGTGTCGGATGATCAGTCAGTCATTTACATTCATGCTATCGATATTCCTGACGTAGAGAAGGAAATCTCATCTATTAAAGAAACATTTGAAAGAGCGATTATGGAGGTGACGAGATAA
- the mnhG gene encoding monovalent cation/H(+) antiporter subunit G, which produces MIEIIISFLLIAGTFFILSGSVGIIRFPDVYTRLHAATKSSTLGVSNVLVGAFLFMYFYAETFSGKLILGIIFVLLTAPVSGHVISRAAHRSGVDLWSGSIKDAYQDDLDNVKKLKHTNRT; this is translated from the coding sequence TTGATCGAGATCATAATTAGTTTTTTACTTATTGCCGGCACCTTCTTTATTTTATCTGGCTCGGTTGGTATTATTCGATTCCCTGATGTATACACAAGGCTACATGCAGCAACAAAATCATCAACGTTAGGTGTCTCAAACGTATTAGTCGGCGCATTTTTGTTTATGTATTTTTACGCTGAAACCTTTAGTGGAAAGCTCATATTAGGAATTATTTTCGTATTATTAACGGCACCTGTTTCTGGTCACGTTATTTCCCGTGCAGCCCACCGTAGTGGAGTTGATTTATGGTCAGGAAGCATTAAAGATGCTTACCAAGATGATTTGGATAATGTAAAGAAACTGAAACATACAAATCGAACATAA
- the mtnN gene encoding 5'-methylthioadenosine/S-adenosylhomocysteine nucleosidase: MTIGIIGAMDEEIRLLKKEMDVKEEVEIAGCQLYKGTLSGKEIVLLKSGIGKVNAAMSTTILHEQCKPSVVVNTGSAGGFAKDLEVGDLVISDRVVYHDVDVTAFDYEYGQVPAMPPYYEADKKLISLAIEATEHVKGMNAKKGLIATGDSFMSDPGRVEFVRHKFPTMEAAEMEAAAIAQVCYHYRTPFVIIRALSDIAGKESSVSFEKFIDQAGRHSASLIMNMIKKL; this comes from the coding sequence TTGACTATTGGCATTATTGGAGCAATGGATGAAGAAATCCGTTTATTAAAGAAAGAAATGGACGTTAAAGAAGAAGTGGAAATAGCAGGCTGTCAATTGTATAAAGGAACACTATCCGGAAAAGAAATTGTATTGTTGAAGTCAGGAATAGGTAAGGTAAATGCTGCTATGTCTACAACAATTTTACATGAACAATGTAAACCGAGTGTGGTCGTGAATACAGGATCAGCCGGAGGATTTGCAAAAGATTTAGAAGTTGGTGATCTTGTCATTTCCGATCGTGTTGTCTACCATGATGTTGACGTGACAGCGTTCGATTATGAATATGGACAAGTTCCGGCTATGCCTCCTTACTATGAAGCAGATAAAAAGCTTATTTCCCTGGCAATAGAGGCTACGGAACATGTTAAGGGGATGAATGCGAAAAAGGGATTGATTGCAACAGGAGATTCGTTTATGTCGGACCCTGGCCGTGTTGAATTTGTTCGTCATAAGTTTCCGACTATGGAAGCAGCAGAAATGGAAGCAGCAGCGATTGCACAAGTATGTTACCACTACAGGACTCCCTTCGTTATCATTCGCGCGCTTTCTGATATTGCTGGAAAAGAATCATCAGTTTCATTTGAAAAATTTATTGATCAAGCAGGTAGACATTCTGCCTCATTAATTATGAACATGATTAAGAAATTGTAA
- the greA gene encoding transcription elongation factor GreA, whose product MAQEKNYYMTQEGKEKLEKELHHLKTERRQEVVERIKVARGFGDLSENSEYDAAKDEQAFLESRIAQVENMIRNAVIIENDTNNQNIVQLGKSVTFQELPEGDEETYTIVGSAEADPFEGKISNDSPMAKSLLGHEVGEEVTVVTPGGEMNVKILKVE is encoded by the coding sequence ATGGCTCAAGAAAAAAACTATTACATGACACAAGAAGGTAAAGAAAAATTAGAAAAAGAACTGCACCATCTAAAAACAGAAAGACGTCAAGAAGTAGTCGAACGAATTAAAGTAGCAAGAGGATTCGGTGACTTATCAGAGAACTCCGAATATGATGCTGCTAAAGATGAACAAGCATTTTTGGAATCAAGAATAGCGCAAGTAGAAAATATGATTCGTAATGCTGTTATTATTGAAAATGACACAAACAATCAAAATATTGTACAACTTGGAAAATCCGTTACATTTCAAGAACTGCCTGAAGGTGATGAAGAAACATATACCATTGTAGGTAGTGCAGAAGCAGACCCATTTGAAGGGAAAATCTCTAACGATTCGCCTATGGCCAAAAGTTTGCTCGGCCATGAAGTTGGTGAAGAAGTAACCGTTGTAACACCAGGTGGAGAAATGAATGTAAAAATATTAAAGGTTGAATAA
- a CDS encoding peptidoglycan D,D-transpeptidase FtsI family protein has translation MKKKRIVFIVVTNIILFAVMLYQLSQLQLFSPEQYGQNDVNLLEQSVKQRSHQLVLADGRGTIVDRNGKHLTNEMIYDVVVFPVPDDVDINYGEIARKLQVEQQQLQDTWQSLTSPTFITDLFQEVQITKALYNELQQNDVLGLIPIERIKQGDPQIAEHFIGLVRNNHQIFFDRYENHHEHDIPKPVGISGLQKTFDSFLLSNNDERLLFHVDGRGKPLYGFHLLYAGHDDGFYPVKMETTLNEDIQQKAEQLLSQNDIEQGGLVLLDIMSRDVLAMVSKPSINKENPYENGAMKNQMLTAHFPGSVFKTVVAAAAIEEGIVREGKTFPCNLDLYGENEDPRQLGELTFEESFALSCNRAFALLGHDLMGHDRNSLSDMAERLGLTKYVGWRGDVFRLREFKQFPEEERGKVWGDDYDRNSERAIYQTSIGQKEVKVTPLAVANMMATIADNGVVKQVRGVSRIQYKNGAVMKQFPQQKMNIGSRINSNTAEVLSYLLHLVTETGTARSLSGLEVAGKTGTAELKMSADEEGAMGHHYWFGGFFPVSNPKYAMVVVDLYQTEKTEAHLHVYKDMVQFLYEKEQLN, from the coding sequence GTGAAAAAAAAGAGAATTGTGTTTATAGTTGTTACTAATATTATACTCTTTGCTGTAATGTTATATCAGTTGAGCCAGTTACAATTATTTTCGCCTGAGCAGTATGGGCAAAACGATGTAAACTTATTAGAACAAAGTGTGAAACAACGTTCACATCAATTAGTTTTAGCAGATGGTAGAGGGACAATAGTAGATCGAAACGGTAAACATTTAACAAATGAAATGATTTATGATGTCGTAGTCTTTCCAGTTCCTGATGATGTAGATATCAACTATGGAGAAATTGCAAGGAAACTTCAAGTAGAACAGCAGCAACTGCAAGATACATGGCAATCGTTAACGTCTCCGACTTTTATAACCGATTTATTTCAAGAGGTCCAAATCACAAAGGCATTATATAATGAACTACAACAAAACGACGTACTAGGATTAATACCAATTGAACGTATAAAACAAGGAGACCCTCAAATCGCTGAACATTTTATTGGACTCGTTCGAAACAACCATCAGATCTTTTTTGACCGTTATGAGAACCATCATGAGCATGATATCCCGAAACCTGTAGGTATATCTGGGTTACAAAAAACATTTGATTCATTTTTGTTATCCAATAATGATGAACGGCTTTTATTTCATGTAGACGGTAGAGGAAAACCACTGTATGGATTTCATTTACTGTATGCCGGACACGATGATGGGTTTTATCCTGTTAAGATGGAGACAACCCTTAATGAGGACATACAACAAAAAGCAGAACAACTGTTGAGCCAAAATGATATAGAACAAGGGGGACTTGTGCTCTTAGATATAATGAGTCGAGATGTACTAGCAATGGTGAGTAAACCTTCAATTAACAAGGAAAATCCCTATGAAAATGGTGCCATGAAAAATCAAATGTTAACAGCCCATTTTCCAGGCTCGGTATTTAAAACAGTAGTTGCAGCAGCTGCAATTGAGGAAGGTATAGTTAGGGAAGGTAAAACGTTCCCTTGTAACTTAGACCTATATGGAGAGAATGAGGATCCACGTCAGTTAGGTGAGTTAACGTTTGAGGAAAGCTTTGCCTTAAGTTGTAATCGAGCTTTTGCCCTACTTGGTCATGACTTAATGGGGCATGACCGAAACAGCTTATCAGATATGGCAGAACGGTTAGGGCTTACGAAATATGTTGGATGGCGTGGTGACGTATTTCGTTTACGTGAGTTTAAGCAGTTTCCAGAGGAGGAGAGAGGGAAAGTTTGGGGAGATGACTATGATCGCAACTCTGAACGGGCTATTTACCAAACATCAATAGGACAAAAAGAAGTAAAAGTTACCCCCTTAGCGGTTGCGAATATGATGGCAACGATAGCAGATAATGGTGTTGTAAAGCAAGTAAGAGGTGTTTCACGCATTCAATATAAAAATGGAGCAGTCATGAAACAGTTTCCACAACAAAAAATGAACATAGGAAGCCGTATTAATTCGAATACGGCTGAGGTACTTTCATATCTACTTCATTTAGTAACGGAAACTGGTACTGCTCGTTCATTATCTGGCCTTGAGGTAGCCGGTAAAACCGGTACCGCTGAATTGAAAATGAGTGCAGATGAAGAGGGTGCAATGGGACATCATTATTGGTTCGGTGGATTTTTTCCTGTTAGTAATCCAAAGTATGCTATGGTTGTTGTTGACCTATATCAAACAGAAAAGACTGAAGCTCACTTACATGTTTATAAGGATATGGTACAATTTCTATACGAAAAAGAACAGTTAAACTGA
- a CDS encoding cell wall-binding repeat-containing protein, which yields MKSLMVMKLTTFVFITLFIVQPTIHASNHYKEHSISTDKTSLTMYDLDIHIQNREQISEIMIEDAQNKEVYANQVYFGSISTVIQYEHEGIKYLILLYRFYGSSGTMQFEVLQLTNKGQVELSFKSEQFTQGEMTFEQDQLHVKYPQYNGEDQHISPSAVVTNTYEFQQGDVQLVQTKSEELDKPFVSSKSADQLNPPAVVSQLLTEKAIEHRVPPEVVKAIAWQESGWRQWWESDNPNAKDCQNWRKGEPVISFDCRGIGIMQVTSYDSNDIEYVDRLKNDMEFNIEEGIKILKQKWNLTYPKTNTFYTLPKVNNGSEEIVDHWYFAILAYNGVVKSNDPTFSSHNPYQEKIYQHMKTYGLLQIAPFPTNRLNTYYEDQYGSRILFKDNEIKIDGPLQFTKQNYQRGERVITSQQVNLRSEPRVRDGNVEEVLQPNTPLYINGEIIYDSSKHNHFAWYPVQYEGSSQQYYVSSVTLNGVVELYGDTRYSTGAAISKYGWSTSQGDGVILARGDLPVDAMAGSVLAKRFNLPILLTKYDQLPTEVEEELDRLQPQTVYLLGGENGAISKQVEEALSEKPYLSSGQIKRVAGTTRYSTSVEIAKNITNNQPVNEIVITTGNEYSPDALSIAPFAGLRQMPILLTKYDQLPDEIYNYIKSLDGIHRVYIIGGEKGAVSGRIEDQLRSLGYNDSQMIRIAGTNRYETSLAIANYFPFTGNKMFFARGQSNEVEKQVQYIDSLTGAPLAAKLSAPIILVENNQIPSSVQQWLTQQSTIPEFYYLGGYGAIHNDVRHNIQELFMK from the coding sequence ATGAAATCACTTATGGTTATGAAACTAACCACTTTCGTATTCATCACCCTCTTTATTGTCCAACCAACCATACACGCCTCTAACCATTATAAAGAACACTCTATATCCACCGATAAGACATCATTAACTATGTATGATTTGGACATACACATTCAAAACCGTGAACAAATATCGGAAATTATGATTGAAGATGCACAAAATAAAGAAGTTTATGCCAATCAAGTATACTTTGGATCAATTTCAACTGTTATTCAATATGAACACGAAGGAATAAAATATCTCATTCTTTTGTATCGATTTTACGGATCAAGTGGGACTATGCAGTTTGAAGTACTACAACTGACAAATAAAGGACAAGTAGAACTATCATTTAAATCGGAACAATTTACACAAGGGGAAATGACCTTTGAGCAAGACCAGCTGCACGTGAAGTATCCTCAATATAACGGGGAAGATCAACATATATCACCTTCTGCCGTGGTAACGAATACGTATGAATTTCAACAAGGTGATGTTCAACTCGTTCAAACGAAATCAGAAGAATTAGACAAACCGTTCGTTTCATCTAAATCAGCGGACCAGTTAAATCCACCCGCAGTCGTAAGCCAATTATTAACAGAAAAGGCTATCGAACATCGGGTTCCCCCAGAAGTGGTAAAAGCAATCGCATGGCAAGAAAGCGGATGGCGTCAATGGTGGGAATCGGACAACCCGAACGCTAAGGATTGTCAAAACTGGAGAAAAGGTGAACCTGTTATTAGCTTTGATTGTAGAGGAATTGGAATTATGCAGGTTACTAGTTATGATTCCAATGATATAGAGTACGTGGATCGCTTGAAAAATGATATGGAATTTAATATTGAAGAAGGTATTAAAATTTTAAAACAGAAATGGAATTTAACGTACCCGAAAACGAATACGTTTTATACGTTACCAAAGGTTAATAACGGTTCAGAGGAGATTGTTGATCACTGGTACTTTGCTATTCTTGCTTATAATGGAGTAGTAAAGTCAAATGATCCTACCTTCTCAAGTCATAATCCTTATCAGGAAAAAATCTATCAACATATGAAAACGTACGGTCTTTTACAAATCGCACCCTTTCCAACAAATCGTTTAAATACGTATTATGAAGATCAATACGGATCTCGCATATTGTTTAAAGATAATGAGATAAAGATTGACGGTCCTTTACAGTTTACAAAGCAAAATTATCAACGGGGAGAAAGAGTCATTACTTCTCAACAAGTTAATTTACGCAGTGAACCTCGGGTAAGGGACGGAAACGTAGAAGAAGTATTACAACCGAATACCCCTTTATATATCAATGGTGAGATTATTTATGATTCATCAAAACATAATCATTTCGCCTGGTATCCTGTACAATATGAAGGTTCTAGTCAACAGTACTACGTATCATCCGTTACGTTAAATGGAGTAGTAGAATTATATGGTGACACGCGGTATAGTACGGGTGCTGCGATATCGAAATATGGTTGGTCGACATCTCAAGGAGACGGAGTCATATTAGCTAGAGGAGATTTACCAGTAGACGCAATGGCTGGAAGTGTTCTGGCGAAGAGATTTAACCTGCCTATCCTATTAACAAAATATGATCAACTTCCTACTGAAGTTGAAGAAGAATTAGATCGCCTTCAACCGCAAACTGTGTATTTATTGGGTGGAGAAAACGGGGCAATTTCAAAACAAGTAGAAGAAGCCTTGTCCGAAAAACCTTATTTAAGTTCTGGACAAATTAAACGGGTAGCAGGGACTACGAGGTATTCTACATCGGTTGAAATTGCAAAAAATATTACGAACAATCAGCCAGTTAATGAAATTGTTATTACAACAGGAAATGAATACTCTCCTGATGCTCTATCTATTGCTCCCTTTGCTGGTTTAAGACAAATGCCGATCTTACTAACAAAATATGATCAATTGCCAGATGAAATATATAATTATATAAAATCCTTGGATGGTATTCATCGTGTTTATATTATTGGTGGAGAAAAAGGAGCGGTTTCCGGGCGTATTGAGGACCAATTAAGGTCATTGGGATACAATGATAGCCAAATGATTCGTATTGCTGGAACAAATCGCTATGAAACTAGTCTTGCAATTGCAAACTATTTTCCGTTCACAGGTAACAAAATGTTTTTTGCCCGTGGTCAATCAAATGAAGTAGAGAAACAGGTACAATACATTGACTCTTTAACCGGAGCTCCGCTTGCTGCAAAACTTTCAGCACCAATCATTTTAGTAGAAAACAACCAAATACCATCAAGTGTTCAACAATGGTTAACACAACAATCAACCATCCCGGAGTTTTATTATTTAGGTGGTTACGGTGCGATTCACAACGATGTACGACACAATATTCAAGAGCTATTTATGAAGTAA
- a CDS encoding YrrS family protein — protein sequence MSHNSFFDDESRVSRYEARRRKTRKLNVILLLAVFTGLFLIVNLFFFNDSADNPASNHSNSINSSGPAGEDEENEEGNGEGQADEEQQHGETERNDDLEEGIENADENVLETIVKDWEPIGTEQDEPHVTTYDDSTVDWEEMILAVHYATELEEGDSIIWWVKGSNEDPQKPVITVSNRDQTETYRVYLHWVTENGWEPTKVELLKENDQKWRFED from the coding sequence ATGTCACATAACTCATTTTTTGATGATGAATCGAGAGTGTCTCGATATGAAGCAAGAAGAAGAAAAACAAGGAAACTAAATGTAATTTTACTATTAGCCGTCTTCACAGGCCTGTTTCTAATCGTAAATCTCTTCTTTTTTAATGACAGTGCAGACAACCCTGCCTCAAACCATTCCAACTCTATTAACTCTTCTGGGCCAGCAGGTGAAGACGAGGAAAATGAAGAGGGTAACGGTGAAGGACAAGCTGATGAAGAACAACAACATGGAGAAACTGAACGTAATGACGACTTAGAAGAAGGAATCGAAAATGCAGATGAAAATGTCTTAGAAACAATTGTGAAAGATTGGGAACCAATCGGTACAGAACAAGATGAACCACACGTTACTACATACGATGACAGTACAGTAGATTGGGAAGAAATGATATTAGCCGTTCATTATGCAACGGAATTAGAAGAAGGAGATAGTATCATTTGGTGGGTAAAAGGAAGTAATGAAGATCCGCAAAAACCGGTAATCACCGTATCTAACCGGGATCAAACCGAAACGTATAGGGTTTATTTACATTGGGTCACGGAAAATGGTTGGGAACCTACTAAAGTAGAGTTGCTAAAAGAAAACGACCAAAAATGGCGATTTGAAGACTAA
- a CDS encoding Na(+)/H(+) antiporter subunit C — translation MEIIMSILAGILFATGVYNLLQKQILRIVIGTGLISHGAHLFILTMGKLKTGAPPILEYGVKSYTDPLPQALILTSIVISFGVTSLLLVLAYRTAKANGTDNMEELRGTENE, via the coding sequence ATGGAGATTATCATGTCCATTCTTGCCGGTATTTTATTTGCCACCGGAGTTTATAACTTATTACAAAAACAAATATTACGTATTGTCATCGGTACGGGGCTCATTTCACACGGTGCACACTTATTTATTTTAACAATGGGAAAGTTGAAAACAGGAGCACCTCCTATACTTGAGTACGGAGTGAAATCATATACTGACCCGTTACCGCAAGCGCTAATTTTAACATCGATTGTCATAAGCTTTGGTGTTACGAGTTTGTTACTCGTTTTAGCTTATCGAACTGCAAAAGCTAACGGTACTGATAATATGGAAGAATTAAGGGGAACTGAAAATGAGTAA
- the sigK gene encoding RNA polymerase sporulation sigma factor SigK, translating into MQTIAYFIKEMLFFASYIKNNAFPQPLSPEDEAKYLKQMQEGDQHARNMLIEHNLRLVAHIVKKYENTNEDQEDLISIGTIGLIKGIESYSPDKGTKLATYAARCIENEILMFLRSLKKTKKDVSLHDPIGQDKEGNEICLMDILKAEHPDIVEHIQTNMEIEKINEYITILDDREKEVIMKRYGLGSYKELTQREIAKKLGISRSYVSRIEKRALMKIFHAFYQDQRK; encoded by the coding sequence ATGCAAACGATCGCCTACTTCATCAAAGAGATGCTCTTTTTTGCCTCCTATATTAAAAACAATGCTTTTCCGCAACCTTTATCACCTGAAGATGAAGCAAAATATTTAAAGCAAATGCAAGAAGGGGATCAACACGCCCGTAATATGCTCATCGAACATAACTTACGTCTAGTGGCACATATTGTCAAAAAATACGAAAACACAAATGAAGACCAAGAGGATTTAATTTCAATTGGAACCATAGGCTTAATCAAAGGAATCGAAAGTTACTCACCTGACAAAGGTACAAAGTTAGCTACGTATGCTGCCCGGTGTATTGAAAACGAAATATTAATGTTCTTACGATCGTTAAAAAAGACAAAGAAGGATGTTTCCTTACATGATCCAATTGGTCAAGATAAAGAAGGAAATGAAATTTGTTTAATGGATATTTTAAAAGCTGAACATCCGGATATTGTTGAACATATCCAAACGAATATGGAGATTGAAAAGATTAACGAATATATTACTATTTTAGACGATCGTGAAAAAGAAGTGATTATGAAACGTTATGGACTGGGGAGTTATAAGGAACTGACACAGCGGGAAATTGCAAAAAAACTCGGTATTTCTAGAAGTTACGTGTCAAGAATCGAAAAGCGTGCACTTATGAAGATTTTTCATGCTTTTTACCAAGATCAACGAAAATAA
- a CDS encoding Na(+)/H(+) antiporter subunit F1, producing the protein MNYEGALLDQVATICIVVLSISILLLLYRTLKGPTNPDRAVALDTIGINLMALAALVAIQLETTWLNDVILLIGILLFIGTVALAKFLEKGVIIDRDHN; encoded by the coding sequence ATGAACTATGAAGGCGCATTGCTAGATCAGGTCGCAACAATATGTATCGTTGTACTCTCCATTTCCATTTTGCTGTTACTTTATCGCACATTAAAGGGACCTACAAATCCCGACCGGGCTGTTGCATTAGACACAATTGGTATTAACCTAATGGCTTTAGCTGCATTAGTTGCCATACAGTTGGAAACAACTTGGCTAAATGATGTTATCCTGCTCATTGGAATTTTATTGTTTATCGGTACAGTTGCGTTAGCGAAATTTTTAGAAAAGGGTGTTATCATTGATCGAGATCATAATTAG
- a CDS encoding Na+/H+ antiporter subunit D, protein MSNLAVLPVVIPFLAGILATFFHKRITIVRVFSQIATIISLGVSLWITYYVSQYGTVVLEMGAWQAPYGIVFVADMLAISLVVAINVVATACVFYAPVSLTEEKERFFFYTFYFLLLTGVAGAFLTGDLFNLFVFFEVLLIASYGLIVLGNERVQLRESLKYVLLNLFSSMLFVTAIAFIYSVVGTVNMAQIAERVQVVEQHGILTTIAVLLFFVFATKAAIFPLYYWLPKSYAVPNPVVSALFGALLTKVGIYSILRAFTLIFVHDPEITHQLFLWLAALTMLLGAIGALSTHNVKLIVTYNIIPAVGFMLLGIGLLSETGVAGSVYYLIHDIIIKAALFLIIGAIVALMGTSNLKQMGGFIHHYPFLGWSFFIATLVLAGIPPFSGFIGKLLLIQGGVEQGEFALVIIALFSSLLILLSLMRIFIRGIWGEKDEEMAVNKPLARKFATPVAFLLIFSILLGIGAEWFYPHVELIANELLDPNVYINSILKE, encoded by the coding sequence ATGAGTAATTTAGCAGTGTTACCAGTAGTGATTCCGTTTTTAGCTGGAATTTTAGCAACATTCTTTCACAAACGCATAACGATTGTACGCGTGTTTTCACAAATTGCAACCATTATTAGTCTAGGTGTATCCTTATGGATTACCTACTACGTTTCCCAATACGGGACGGTTGTATTGGAAATGGGGGCATGGCAAGCGCCTTATGGAATCGTATTTGTAGCTGACATGTTAGCCATTTCCTTAGTAGTTGCGATTAATGTCGTGGCAACAGCTTGTGTATTTTACGCCCCTGTTTCCTTAACAGAAGAGAAGGAACGTTTTTTCTTTTATACGTTTTACTTTCTCCTTCTAACTGGGGTTGCTGGTGCATTTTTAACAGGGGATTTGTTTAACTTATTCGTCTTTTTTGAGGTATTACTGATAGCATCCTATGGTCTAATCGTCTTAGGAAATGAGAGAGTACAGCTTCGTGAATCGTTAAAGTATGTATTGCTGAACTTATTCTCCTCCATGCTTTTTGTCACAGCAATTGCCTTTATTTATTCGGTTGTAGGAACCGTAAATATGGCACAGATTGCAGAACGTGTTCAAGTCGTTGAACAACACGGTATCTTAACAACGATTGCCGTATTACTCTTTTTTGTATTTGCAACGAAAGCAGCCATTTTTCCGCTTTATTACTGGCTTCCAAAGTCATATGCTGTTCCAAATCCGGTAGTATCTGCCTTATTCGGAGCATTGCTAACGAAAGTTGGGATTTACTCCATTTTACGTGCGTTTACTTTAATTTTCGTACATGATCCTGAAATAACACATCAATTGTTCCTTTGGTTAGCTGCATTAACGATGTTACTGGGAGCGATTGGTGCTTTATCTACCCATAACGTAAAGCTCATCGTGACGTATAACATTATTCCTGCTGTAGGATTTATGTTATTGGGTATCGGTCTACTGTCAGAGACAGGAGTCGCTGGCTCTGTTTATTATTTAATTCACGACATTATTATTAAAGCAGCCCTCTTTCTCATTATTGGTGCTATCGTTGCCTTAATGGGTACATCCAATTTAAAACAAATGGGAGGATTTATACACCACTACCCATTTTTAGGATGGAGTTTTTTTATTGCAACACTAGTACTTGCAGGTATCCCACCATTTAGTGGATTCATCGGTAAACTATTGTTAATACAAGGCGGTGTAGAACAAGGAGAGTTTGCGTTAGTCATCATTGCACTGTTTTCTAGTCTGTTAATTTTACTATCTTTAATGAGGATCTTCATTCGAGGAATATGGGGCGAAAAAGATGAGGAAATGGCAGTGAATAAACCGCTAGCTAGAAAGTTTGCTACACCTGTAGCTTTCCTTCTAATCTTTTCCATATTATTAGGAATTGGTGCAGAATGGTTCTATCCTCATGTAGAACTTATCGCTAATGAATTGTTGGATCCAAACGTTTACATCAATTCTATTTTAAAGGAGTAA
- a CDS encoding class I SAM-dependent methyltransferase, which produces MVYRYSDFYDDKTVFEQYINQRRSVDNLNDVIEKPILVDLIGNVKGKDILDLGCGDGEIGFDFLNHGCLSYTGVDGSKNMIDFANKNFAGVKNAQFEKSLLQEWNFPTRAYDMVVSRMSLHYLSDSDLLNLFNEVYQSLKVGGEFVFSVEHPFATFNNYSQDYYEVGEQVCYWLDNEVIKVHRKIEDYFNLLQQAGFKIAGLRENRRIDELEGEEKKMPLVLLLKSEK; this is translated from the coding sequence ATGGTTTACCGTTATTCCGATTTTTATGACGATAAGACTGTATTTGAACAATACATTAACCAAAGAAGAAGCGTGGATAATCTAAATGATGTAATAGAGAAACCTATTTTGGTTGATTTGATAGGTAATGTCAAAGGCAAAGATATATTGGACTTAGGTTGTGGAGATGGGGAAATTGGTTTTGACTTTTTAAATCATGGTTGTCTGAGCTATACAGGCGTAGATGGTTCTAAGAATATGATTGACTTTGCCAACAAAAATTTCGCTGGAGTAAAAAATGCTCAATTTGAAAAATCATTGTTACAAGAATGGAACTTTCCTACAAGGGCATACGATATGGTTGTTTCCCGTATGAGCTTACATTACCTATCTGATAGTGATTTACTAAATCTCTTTAATGAGGTATATCAATCATTAAAAGTGGGAGGAGAATTTGTATTTTCCGTAGAACACCCTTTCGCTACTTTTAATAATTATTCTCAGGACTATTATGAAGTTGGAGAACAGGTATGTTATTGGCTCGACAATGAAGTAATAAAAGTCCATAGAAAGATAGAAGATTATTTTAATTTATTGCAACAGGCTGGATTTAAAATTGCTGGTCTTCGTGAAAATCGTAGAATAGATGAACTCGAAGGTGAAGAAAAAAAGATGCCTCTGGTTCTTTTGCTAAAATCTGAGAAATAA